In the genome of Dyadobacter fermentans DSM 18053, the window ACGATATGCTGCACAACCTCGTCATCACAAAGCCGGGCACGGCCAATGCGGTAGGCGAAGCAGGCCTGAACCTGGGCTTGAAAGGAACAGAACTGAACTACGTACCACGTACGAACGACGTGCTTTTCCATACCAACATCGTAGAACCGGAGAAAACCGAGGCGATCTACTTCGTGGCGCCCAAGCAGCCCGGCACATACCAGTACGTATGCACATTCCCCGGCCATTATTCGCTGATGCAGGGGAAACTGAAAGTCGTCAGATAGCGCGCAGCGCGATTGACCTTGCGGCGGGGCGGCGAAATACCGCCCCGCTTTATTTTCCATCCCAGGCTGAATAATTACCGGATTTTCCAAGGAGAATGCCACTATCAGCCGCTTTGATTGGTATAATTCATTGATTTAATAAAACATTGCCGTTGCATTAAGGATTTGAATCAGGAAGAAAACATATCTAGCGCCAGTGAGCTGAATATCAGGCTCTGGCAGCGGTTCAAGGCCGGCGATTCGGAGGCGCTCGGGCAGCTCGCCCAAACGCACTACCGGGCGTTGTACAACTACGCCACCAAATTCTCCTCCGATCCCGATTTCATCCGCGACTCCATTCAGGAGCTTTACCTCGAACTCTGGGAGCGCCGCAATTTCCTCTCCGAAACGGCATTCGTCAAATCCTACCTGCTCAAAGCGCTCCGTCACAAACTCATCAAAGAGAGCATCCGCCTGAAACGTTTCCACGAGCCGCAGGCAGCGCTTTTCGACACCGACCCATCCGACCCGTCCATCGAAACGAATATCATCGAAGACGAGCAAATCCGTTTTCAGAACGGCCACCTCAAACACATCATCTCGCTCCTTTCCAAAAGGCAGCAGGAAATCATTTACCTGCGCTTCTACCAAAACCTCGACAACGAAGACATCGCCAGCGTCATGGGCCTCGGCCGCCAGAGCGTCTCTAACCTGCTTTACCGGACATTGAAAGAGATCAAGGAAATCTGGGCACCTGCGGAGTTTTTTTGGGTGTTGCTGGTAATGTTATCATAGGCTCCGACAGAGCCGCCCCATCTCGCTTTCCCACCATTTGTATAAAGAGGAAGACGCTCCACGTCCGCGGCACACCCCTACCCGATCACCCTCACAACTACTTACCCCAATGCCGTCAGGCATGAAATATCGGTAGCAAGAGTCCACATCAATTCCCGGAATGCCCCTGGGCATGTAACAACAACCCACTGCAACCGAAGTGTCGTTGCCCATGACAGCGTCTGTTAGATAGCTACACCCTGATTTCTAACAATATTACATGGCTAAACAATCGCAAACGCTAAATACTTTTTGTATTATTAATAACTACTATCTTATTATACATTTATAACTTTAAATACATTTACACCATATTAAACATTTGGTATTAATAGCCCAAAGTCGCTCCTTTCTTAACGTTGTTCTAAATTTCCCATCCATCCAAAACACCACTCCTCCATCCTCCTTTCCTCCCACCATATAACTTTTCAAAATTTTTTTTGACTTTTTTGGTTATCCCGGCCGCTAAAACTGACATAAGTATTCAAAGGACCTTCCAATGTCCTGTACGCCATGCTTTTGATTGACCAATGAGCTCATACCGAATTTTTACCGTGGAGGAACTGGCGACGGATGAATCGTTTCGCTGCTGGGTGATGGCGCCCACACCGGAACTCGACCGTCACTGGCAGCAGTGGCTGCTCAAAAATCCCGACCATGCCGGCGTGGTGACGCGGGCGCGGGAGCTTGTGCTTGCAGTGCATGACATTTACAAGGATGAGCTTTCCGATGATATGGTGCGCCATGAGATCGCGGAGATTACCCGTATGGCCGAGGAGCGCAAGGCGGAAGGTCCGGTGCCATTTTACCAGCGCGCTGCGTGGCGCGCCGCCGCGGTGTTGCTGCTGACAGGCGGACTGAGCTGGCTGTATTACACCAATCACAGCACGGTGAAGAGCACCGTGAATGCGCAGCAGATTGCTTTGGAAATGCTGACCCAAACCAACCGGACCGAACTGGAAACGACCGTGCTCCTGAGCGACAACAGCGTGGCGACGCTCGCCAAAGGCAGCAGCATCCGGTACCCGCGCCAGTTCGCCGGGCGCGAGCGCCGTGTGTACCTCACCGGTGAGGCGTTTTTTGACGTCGCCAGGAACCCGCAGCAGCCTTTCCTGGTGTACACCAATGAAACGGTGACGAAAGTCCTCGGGACGAGCTTCCGCGTGAAGGCGTTCGAAGGGGATAATACCGAAATGGTGGCCGTGAAAACAGGGCGCGTGTCGGTGTTTCCGAAGAAAGACTATGAGACGCACCACGGCGGTAATACGGTGGCGGGCGTGATCCTGAACCCAAACCAGCAGGTGATTTATAACCGCAAGGATAACAAACTCGAAAAAGCGGCGAAAGCCAACCCGGTGCTCCTGGCCGAATCGGCGGTGCTGAAAGACCAGGTTTTTGACGATAAACCGGTGTCCGACGCCTTCGAAGCACTGGCGAAAGCTTACGGGATCACGATTGTGTATCACGCCGAAACGCTTTCCAACTGCATGATTAGCGCGCAGTTTGGGGAAGAAAACCTGAAACAACGATTGAATGCGATATGCCAGGCCATCGGCGCCGGCTATGATATGGAGAATGGTCGCGTTGTGATCAGTTCCAAAGGTTGTAATTGAGTGGCTCTAACACAGCTTTTTACAAAAAATCTAAACCCTTTTCAGGACTAAAATCAGCTACCATCAATCCCAAATTTGCCTATGACATACCCGTAACTCTGCTTACACTTTGAATGATAAAGAGCCAGTGATGATTGCGCCATCACCGGCCCTGCGACTCCCCCCGCCAAGACTGGAATCTGAGGCGGTACAGGAGCATTTTGTCCCTTCATTTCAATTCTGAACAAAACTTTCAAAAGTATGAAAAAACACCGACATCTATCCCGGCTACTTTACAGGGCTATGAGAATATCACTTTACCAATTATTAATTGCCTTAATCTTTGCCACTGTATCCGCAGCAGGCACCGTTGGGGCACAGGATATTCTGAATCAGAAGATCACAATCCAGGTTAGCAACCTGGAAATGAAGACGGTACTGACCAAACTGAACAAGCTCACACAGCTCCGTTTCACATACAGTTCGTCGCTGATCAAAACGCAGCGCAAGGTGTCGCTCAATGCGGTGGACAAGCCGCTGGGCGATATTCTCGACGATCTTTTTAAACCGGCCAACATTACGTATAAGATTGACGGCAGGCAGGTTGTGCTCATCAAAAACCCCGGCGAACCTGGCAGCGCACTACCCGAAACGATCCGGAACCAAAGCAGCATCGACCGCAATATCACCGGAAAAGTGACCGACGAAAAAGGCATTCCCCTACCCGGCGTGAGCATTGTTGTGAAAGATACCAAAGCAGGCACGGCTACCGACTCCGAAGGAGCGTTCCAGCTGAGCGTTCCCGATGCGGGCGGCACACTGGTGTTCTCGTACGTAGGCTACACGCCACAGGAAATACCGCTCGGAAATCAGACGAACTACGACATTTCGATGACGCCCGACGTGCGCAACCTGGAAATGGTGGTAGTTACCGCGCTGGGTATCAAGCGCGATGCCAAAAAACTCGGCTACTCAACCGCCACCGTGAATACCGAAGAACTGACGACCAACCGGACTACCAACCTCGGTAACAGCTTGCAGGGAAAAGTGGCAGGTTTGAATGTGACACCGCCGGCGAGCGGTCCGGGTGGTTCTACCAAAATCCGTATCCGCGGCCAGTCGTCTTTTGGTGGTAATAACTCCCCTTTGATCATTGTAAACGGCATTCCGATCAACAACAGCAGCGTTTCGGCAGGTGGTTCGCAGGGAAATGGCACGGGTAACCCCACCGGCGGCTCATCCGATGCGGGCGATGGCTTGCAAAGCATTAACCAGGACGATATCGAGTCGATGACCGTGCTGAAAG includes:
- a CDS encoding RNA polymerase sigma factor: MNQEENISSASELNIRLWQRFKAGDSEALGQLAQTHYRALYNYATKFSSDPDFIRDSIQELYLELWERRNFLSETAFVKSYLLKALRHKLIKESIRLKRFHEPQAALFDTDPSDPSIETNIIEDEQIRFQNGHLKHIISLLSKRQQEIIYLRFYQNLDNEDIASVMGLGRQSVSNLLYRTLKEIKEIWAPAEFFWVLLVMLS
- a CDS encoding FecR family protein, with the translated sequence MSSYRIFTVEELATDESFRCWVMAPTPELDRHWQQWLLKNPDHAGVVTRARELVLAVHDIYKDELSDDMVRHEIAEITRMAEERKAEGPVPFYQRAAWRAAAVLLLTGGLSWLYYTNHSTVKSTVNAQQIALEMLTQTNRTELETTVLLSDNSVATLAKGSSIRYPRQFAGRERRVYLTGEAFFDVARNPQQPFLVYTNETVTKVLGTSFRVKAFEGDNTEMVAVKTGRVSVFPKKDYETHHGGNTVAGVILNPNQQVIYNRKDNKLEKAAKANPVLLAESAVLKDQVFDDKPVSDAFEALAKAYGITIVYHAETLSNCMISAQFGEENLKQRLNAICQAIGAGYDMENGRVVISSKGCN